tcagacgcaggcggcctTGGAACGACGGATTTAGGCTCGCGCTTGGCCAGGACGAAATATTCTGAGAAGAGCTCGGCGGAGCAGGAGGGGAGATACCATGCCACTTTCgtgtcttctgcagcgccgaaCCTCTCCgaggagcggcgcagcctcgaggaTGCTCACGGGATCCCAGCGTCCGCCGCAAGTCACACGGGCGAGCAGCCCGAGGACCAGCGGCAAATTTCTTTTAACCCGTTCGTGGCGACCGGTGGAGCCGCTTGCACAGATGCGTCTCCCACCAAGCAGCGCGAGATTAGGCTTCCTTCATTCGGTGGAGTTcggagcgcaggcgacctCGGGGTTCGTTCTGCCCATGGgtccgcggaggccgcaagCACGGAGAAgcaagagacgcagacaggcacAGACAAAGCCTCGCCCGAAGAGCCGGCGGGAGCTAAAGCGGAGTCTGGGATGTCTTCGCACCCAAGCCTCCAGGTtccgcttccttctttcCCGCTCGTGACGAATAACGGCCAGAGGACGAGCCCGtcccgcagaggcgacacGAAATCCTCGCAGGGCCTGCAGGATCTCCCTGCAATCCCGTGCCCGGATACGCCGGAATCCCATCTCCATGCGTCTGGTCTCGAGGGCGTCACGACTTTCTCCGCATCCCAGGCAGGTGCCAACCCGTCGGCTTGCTCGCCGATGAATCAGTGCCACGAGACTGTTTTCTCTTCGGTCGATCTTCACGCGTGCCCTCTGGCGGCTCCTGAGGAAATCACCTCCCCGCGCGGACTCCCGCTTTCACCTGCCAGAGTGATTCACTATGAAGAAGTCGTCAGAATTCCAACCTCGCCCAAGTCCTCAGTCGCCGCCTTTTCAGGCTCAACGTGTGATGCAAGAGACTCTGTGACTGTGACTTCAAATGCTttcgccgccctgctgccCAGCAATCCTCCAGACCAAGGAATCGTGTTCTCCGCCCCAGGAAGCCCCCGGGGTCTCGCCCGACTGCAGCCCGCGGGCCTACAACAGCCCCTGTACTACTACAACTCGGCGACAGCGACCCACGATCCTCTTCAGGAGCTGACTCTGCAAAACGAAGAGATGTGCGGAGGCATTGCCAACCTGGTGTCGGCTGCCATCCTGCCAGCTAGCTGCAGCGTGCTTGCCTCGTCCGCTTCGAATCCAGCGAGCCCCGCCGTCGTGGCTCGTCCTCCGTCCCCGTGCATTAGTCCTGCCTACACACAACGCGGCACGGAACACGACAGAGGCGTCTTGCACACAGAGCCGGACACATCTGCAGCAGGATCTCGATACATTCCAGAGTCTCCTGTTTCTGCTGCTCCTGCGTCCACGAGCCCTCTCACGTactgcgcgccgctccccAGCTCCCAGCTGCTCTCGAGCCCCCAAGTCCaggctgcgccggctgccgaGATTTCGTCAGGTGAAGAGCCGTCGGTAACGGCCGGGGCCATAACTGCTGCCaggccgcggtcgcagctCCCGCCCCTTCCGCTGGCTTACCTGGTTGGAcctctgtctccctctcaGACCCTTGCCGCGGCTTGTGAAGCCCCGCTCGCCCCACAAGCGGCCTCACTCGTCGTGGCGCGTGAAACGCGCCCGTCCCAGCTGGCAGACGCCAccccggcggcgctgcctttTGCAGCCGCTCCGAACAGTTGTGGGGCGCCGATTGCCACTCAGGTGACCTCTCCGGGCCGTGCCTCTCAGTTGTACGCGCGCTCGGCCGTCCTGACTGCTGTGGGAGAAGCTGAGCGGGAACGCCGCGGGAGTGCGCAGTGTGGAGTGACGTATGGATATCAGCAAGAGGTGGTGCCGCACATGCCCCCCCACGCGCAGAACGGGGCACGCGGAGCTCAAGAACTTGTGCAGATAAGCCAGCCGTCGGCAGCGCTCGGATGTCAAGTCAATGTGCAACTCGGGACACCAAGCACCACGctctctgccggcgctcAATATTTCCACGCTTCCGGGTCGCACGCCCCTTACTACTATATGCCGACGTGCCCCCCGCCTGATGGATGCTTCTACGGAGCGTCCCTAGCTCCGGGAGGCTTTGGCCCACTCCAAACACAGGACGGTGCGACAGACACGTTTTCTGATGCCTCCTCTAGCATTTCATCGACCCACCCAGCCCCCCTGAACGCCGCCGTCCCCTCCACCCGCCTCACGACAGAAGTCCCTTCTCTGCCTCAGCATCTCGGACCGTTCGTGTCTCTTTCGTGCGCGGAAGATTCGTTTAAACCCTTCAAGCGTACcgtgcgctgccgctcccgCAACGCGAGCCGTCCCGTGTCCCCTGGTGGTGGCAGGCATGCTGCGGGACTCACCCTCCACCCTGGCGGCGGGCCGCTGACTCGTCAGCAACATCTCCCAGGAGACAACGCGGGTTatcttctgcatgcgtcgcccCAAGATTCCCTCGGCTCTCTCCAACTTTTGCCCTAcgcaagcgcctccgctgcactCGACCCGTCTCAAAACTCGTCTCCATTGTTCCGGCGTACCGAACTGAGGCAGCAAGGCAGGGGGAGATCGGTTACGCCCGGGAAGCGCTTTCTGGGTGGCACGACGCGCCTCTTTGGAGGCTCAAAGGCTCACCAGCCCCCCTCAGCTCAGCTCGGGGCTGCATCCGACAAGCCCCTGGGTGCACATGCTGGTCAGTCTTCCGTGCGGCCCCTGTCCATTCTccccgctgcaggcggcgagcctcTGCTTCGAGGTGAAAACGGCCTCCAGCAACCTCAGCCGAACGCGTTTTTCGGGCCTGCCTCCCAGGGGAGTAACGCGGGATATCCGGCCCTGACGCCGCCCATCCCTATCCTCATCAAGCGCGTCGCGCCCCGGGACGATACAGACGACTCtcaagaagacgacgactcCCGTGGACTCCGACGCTCCAGAGCACCTTCGCTGGTCGGCAGAatggcggccgcagccacCGGCACACTTCTCAACGTGGGAGGCAGAGTCGTCGGCGAAGTCGGGAACGTGGCGGCCGAAGTCGGCGGCACGGTAGTCAAGCAGCTCGCCTCGATGATCCAAAAGGGCTTTGACAACCTCATGGAAGGCGACAGCTCAAGTGGCCCTGAGCCGGCGTATGGAGAGGCGGCGCTAGAGGAGAACGCCGACATGCAGCGAAGGACAAGCTTTGATGGGGCCTGTGGCAGCAACGCGGAGCTCAGCCGCGCACAGGCTTTCATAAGAGACACGCAGGAGGCACGCTCAAACGGAAGgtgcacagagagagaccgccgcgcgctcaaCCGAAGTGCGTGGTTCTCCGTGGCCCCCGCAGTTGGCGCCGAGAACGCGTTCGCCTACCCAGAGCGAAGTTTTTCTGGGGAAGACACTGCAGAGGAGCAGGTCAAGCTGAGCCAGACCAGGATGGAAGAAAAAACTGCTTTGTATGAGCAACCCCCCTATAGCGGCCCCGGAGGAGCCTTCCCTGGAGCGCCTGAGGCCTCTTTGGGCCCGCGAGAGAACTCAATCAGgccgcctctgtctgcctcgtTTCCGGAGAGCGAAAGCACTCGGGCTGCACCGCGTGACTCCGCTGGGAAGGAGAGGCCCTTTTATCCACTCTCGCGCGAAAACGAGCGTCCACAGGTCTCTCACCCGAGCTATTTCAGCGTGCGTGAGGCGCAGCGTCGAAGCCCCTCGAATGACTCTGACCACTCCAGCGTGCGGATGTACGCAGAAGAGGGCCGCCTCCTGCCTGTTTCGCAGCCAAACTCGGTGGCCAGTGGTTTGGCTTCCCCTGAGGATTCACACGTACTGAGCCACGACGAGGGATCGTACAGGATGTGTCCCTTGGATCCCCGCGAGAACCTCTCGAGCCACCACGCAGCTGCCACGAGCGGATATCCCACTTTCCAAGAAACTGCGTCCTCCGAGCATCACTACGCCGCGCAAAGACAGTACTCACAAGGCCAGGACTCCTTCTAcggctcgtcttcgtctgcccAGGAAGCGGGGATCGCTCCAGAACGGCGTGCAGCCTTCTTCACTTCACAAGAGCAAAGCAGCCACTGTCGGGGCGCCTCCCACGAAGCGTACCCACCAGCTGAAGCAATGATGCCCGTACCCCAGGCCCTCTACCTCAAAAAATACCACGCTGTCGGCCAAACAGTCCCTTCCGAGGTCTCCGACGAGCGATTCTTTTCCTGTCTTCGGGCTGGTCAACAGGCGCCAACATCTCGCTTGCCACCGCTGCCTGAGCACCGCGCTCAACATCCAGACGCGGCCCCGGGAAGCCTTCACATGCAGTcgcagagagggaagcgGTGCCTGCCGCCCCTACCTCCGTATGCAGAGAACCGCGGTCGCAGTCTGCCTCTGGCAGAGTGCGGCGGCCAAACGGAAGCCATGAAAGAAAAGTTCGAAGCCTGCGATAGAATCGTCGGCAGGTGGATCGAGCGAAACAAGTCAGTTAAGGGACTTTAAAGACCTGAAGTAAAAACAGGTGGAGGAGCAGCGGAACTTCTTAAAAggttattatcacattataagtagctatcgtctctatacaaatgatccgcgatccagaactgtataactcaaatcgaataaaccaagacattatagttctTCAGAAAGCATTTCCATGTgtaccctaaaccctaaagaTAGATTTCAATGCGAGGTGTGAGGGCGAATGTATTGTTTTATATATTTGTTAGCAACGAGCACCATCTGGGGCAGACCCTGAGGCCCCGGAGCACAAAAAGACATCGTGCTAGCAAGGGCGAGGTACATTTATCATGGCGACCTTTGCTGGCCGCGGTCAGCTGTTGGCAGTTTCTGGTTTGCCGCCATGAGTATAAAAGGGCTACGAACATTCACACAGAATCGAGCCTAAGAACAGCAGCGCAGCTGTCCACGGAATTGTTGTGGGAAAGAAAAAAATTATCGCCTGTGCAGCTGCTCACTCGTCCGTTTGTTTCTCTTGTTTCCGGCACGAGGAAAACTTTACCCCAAGTAAAAAAAATCTGATGACCGCCTCGCGCTACTTGAGACTTCGAGACGCGAGCGAACGTTTGCAGACGTCTTGCAACGTTGGCTGAGGCGCGTACAGAAGGAAAGGGGAATGACCgctctttcctcttcctcaGGAAGCGCTGAAAAAACGCTCCTACCGCGGGGTCTGACGGTCGCACTTTTTCCGTTCGTTGCGCCTGCCTCCAGAACAGGCAGCTGAGCTGAAATTCCTGTAGCTTACCCACCTGGTCAGTCTGCTCTCTCGCCACTTCGTAACAGAATAGGCTGAGCGACACCCCTCCCGGTCGGGAGCAGCGGCTCCACTTCGGTATATAGATGCCACATGCGTCAGCCGTTTGCCGGCGCTGCAACGAAAGCTTTGGTTTCATGCAAGAAATTTAAACCAATTAAgtaggatagacatttagcatcggtcattgacatatgaggatagaggctactttaagtgccAGCGACATGGCATTGCTGGATTTGATCCGCGTTTCTTAGCACGAGGGATACCGCGAGCCACACTCCAAAGTTTCTGTTTGAGAACGTTGGGCCTCCCTTTTTCGTACGTGCTCATGGCATGCAGTAACACATATATACCAGCTGAAGCAGAAACACATCTTTCGCAGCGTACCACCGGCGCCTATACGATTTTCTTCTGATGTAGTGACTGACCGCGGGAGAAGCAACCCTAGCCTTACGAGGAGTCCTGTATTCCAGTTTTACCTACACGCCTCCCGAAAACGCGGAGACGAATCCATTCCGGTGTATGCCTTCCAGGTCGTGCGTTGTACTTTGCTTTAGCGGAGGAGGCTTTGCTTGTCCGCTAGACACAGTTGAATTCCTACGAGACCGGACGCCACCCCGACTCTCGATCTGGTTCATCTCCTGCCTGCTCTATGCGAGAGCGGATCCGTTCTGTGTCAACTAGACACCACCCGGGGCTTGTAGAAGACGCGTGCAGCGACGTCGCTTCGCTGATATTTCGCGAGTATTCTATCCTTGTGTGTGCAGGCAAAGCAGCGCACGCCGTGCTTCCGTGCAGACGCCAGTGTGTCGCTGGATTAGCGGAGACCGGCGCGAACGCAGTTGCGACCTAGAGCTGCGATTCTGCCTACGGTAGATGCCGCCGGCTCTGTAGACGGCTTCCGCGACGTACTCGTCCCAACTTAGTGGTGTTCGCGATCCGCAAGTTGAAGCTTTCTGCCGTTTTCGCCCTTGTCGGACGTTGGAGAAAAGATCGAAGAACGCGTCAAATGACactgcggagaaggcggctgcgacTACACAGGCTGATGAGGAGAACTTCCAGTCCACACACATCAAAACATCCACTCCTGGTCACCAGAGTAAGGACAGCATCGCCCCATCAACTTTGTGAGACACAACCTGCCACCCCAAACAAGACGCGAGAAACGACGCCCTCCCGAGCTTCACCAAACAACCCGCTTGTGCAGacccttctccctctcttcgcgctccaAGGACCGCTTAGCACGCGTACAGAAAAAAGGATTTCTCGCTCGCCCACGAGACAGTGTCCGCAagcctctcgctgctgctggaaaACTACAACGGCCAAAAAGCAACGCTGGCTAGCCACAGCCTTGCCTCCTTGAGAACGGGACACCGCGAGAAGTTTACGAGGGTTTCCTCTGGCCCCCAGCTCTTCAAAATTCGAGTGTGCGTGTGCCGCCCGCACCCCGACCATTCTGCATTGCCGCGCGGGGTGAGATGACAACGCGTTTTTCTGAATCATGTATTGAGAGTTTTGTCCATGGAACACAGTCGCGCAGCTCTTCTCACACAGTGGCAAAGCATCACCAGAGACGCTTCTGGTTTTCCACGTGAGCAGGTAGAATCCCTCCAGCAGACTCGACGAAGACACCGGGGAGGCGAAACGGCGTCTTTCCTCTACTCGCTGGCGATCTTCATGACCGTGCGGATGCCGTCGCCAGCATGCAAGAGGCGAATCGCCTCGTTGATGTCCGAGAGCTGCATGCGGTGGCTGATGTATTCGTCTAGCCTGGGGACGACCAAGGCAACACGACACGCACGAAATTTCGCGCCCCCAtcacgcagagggcgactcCCCTGCTCTACACATGCGGCGCGGATAGAAGAGAACAATCGGTGAAAGGCTAGCAGGGCGAGACGCTTTGAAAGAGTCCCGCTAGTATTCCACTGCGCCATTCGCCATCGCCCACGCTGCGTCCAAACTTCGCTCACCGGTTGGCCGTCAGAAGATACACACTTATTAGaaatgtacatatatataaataggCCTTTCGCGAACGCATCCACCTATGGAAAGCTTTCGTGTGCTGCAACAGAGACGCGGCCGGCTACcgctttttttcgctttctgctTACTTGATTTCATTGTTAAGGTACATCTGCACGAGCTTGGGCACCTCGGCGCGCGACTGCCAGCCACCGAACGCCGAGCCCTTCCAGGTGCGACCGGTGACCAGTTGGAAGGGACGCGTCGAGATCTCTCCTGAGGCCACTCTGGAAGTCACACGCCGCAGCACACACCCCAAATCTAAGAGACATCGCAGACAgaccgcagccgctgcgccgtggTCCAGGCAACGCGAGGCCTCAAGGGATGCCAACCCGAGGTGAGggtgcggcagccgcgagagcggccgccagacagacagagaagggaggaaggaagacgatgcgcagcagaggacgcagTCGAGAGTACTCTGAATACTTTCCCCCCTTAAGCGCAAGAAAAACACGTCGAAAACTTGCCGCGAAAGAACTCGCTGGTGCTGCCCAGTTCCACAGTGTCATGAAACACGAAGCCTGCTCTCGTCTGCGGGGCGGTGTGCTTACCCGACAACTGTGGAGACACCCCAGCCCTTGTGCGCACATTCGAGGGCCGCGCGCATCACCTTGACGTTCCCGATGCACTCGAAGGAATAGTCGACTCCGCCTGCGAACCCATCGCACACAGGAACGCGCCGACAGCTCCTGTTTGCCCTGCAAAGATCCACTGCGGCCTACGTCGTTGAGAAAGGACAACTAGAAGGGGCATATAACAACAATGTGAAGCGCCTCCTTGTGAGACGACACCCGCGTGGATGCATGCATCTATTCAGCCGGAGAGATATACGGCAAGGCGTGCGCGCACGCGGTTTTCCACATTGCTAGTCGTGTGCGGGCGACACAAGACCCTCAACCCTCACCCCCGCGTCTGGATCTTCCACGCATGACTGCTTTTTTTTCAAACACTTACCGTCAGTAAGCTCGATGATGACATCTTGGATCGGGCGGTCTCCATGGTCGGCGGGGTTGACGCACTTGGTCGCCCCGAACTGGCGGGCGAGCTCGAATTTCTGTGCATTTAAGTCGATGGCAATAATTTCTTTCGCCCCCCGGTGCTTGGCGCCCTCGATGCATGCGAGCCCGACGCATCCAAGTCTGCATCCacaaaaaaaagacaaaaacCCGTGTCTTCACGAGG
Above is a window of Besnoitia besnoiti strain Bb-Ger1 chromosome Unknown contig00007, whole genome shotgun sequence DNA encoding:
- a CDS encoding uncharacterized protein (encoded by transcript BESB_073070), with product MVFFDAAESVSAPGTPPSCAEPQDVICQHELAAPAIPSVRDVYDPDEDLLSEDELEAGGFANNNCRIFADAPHFSSPAPGAHAFADNPYVHKPPESYMPSLKGAFAPINQDIMSPGFFPSSAQSPLRSPASTHITNLDVTRPAGQLPSDLRTSPAEVELERSRDFVADDRRTASEDVQEASNRCLPHFGAVAGDEPRNDFAGALLEKRIEAEPEMCGRMNRSHFYDEDSTSPELSGCEETAGLRHQSSGLSSNAPEAGATIAVAAKVGTAVLPPHLALHPKADEKDEATPPLQETQYERAAQGEAAEQSTVLQDPNTLLHKAQLPLANLDSADATLGSSAEALAAWQASVFSASFPSFTALRLSTAKARFSAHAASSAVSPAPATVWPGCERPHADNAALDALSHQDGAVAEFPSFHSDACEEDSDAGNGPHTANSANPFSFASVTPSAAGVPPSTCSVDYAPAPLPMLARPPSLTSGLLNTCAAVPLPSQLGDTERDSEGRLAGPSSPRRAVHEELRPPNNLCNTPPSTPHALNVPLLGNRSPVPQDRPRRPTGSGGALTHGGAIHSTSSGPGSFLVPMNSEEMIEDEASQDEKDRLELQAKLAQVRQARRDEMERQLRLQEEQDEQELKLQLASMKQRRAEEKALKACLEESTPTPALTHGTGSHYDSGSLTEHTRVPFEGRIYQLSHAEAAEPENESFVPDRNQTAVFGSDAGGLGTTDLGSRLARTKYSEKSSAEQEGRYHATFVSSAAPNLSEERRSLEDAHGIPASAASHTGEQPEDQRQISFNPFVATGGAACTDASPTKQREIRLPSFGGVRSAGDLGVRSAHGSAEAASTEKQETQTGTDKASPEEPAGAKAESGMSSHPSLQVPLPSFPLVTNNGQRTSPSRRGDTKSSQGLQDLPAIPCPDTPESHLHASGLEGVTTFSASQAGANPSACSPMNQCHETVFSSVDLHACPLAAPEEITSPRGLPLSPARVIHYEEVVRIPTSPKSSVAAFSGSTCDARDSVTVTSNAFAALLPSNPPDQGIVFSAPGSPRGLARLQPAGLQQPLYYYNSATATHDPLQELTLQNEEMCGGIANLVSAAILPASCSVLASSASNPASPAVVARPPSPCISPAYTQRGTEHDRGVLHTEPDTSAAGSRYIPESPVSAAPASTSPLTYCAPLPSSQLLSSPQVQAAPAAEISSGEEPSVTAGAITAARPRSQLPPLPLAYLVGPLSPSQTLAAACEAPLAPQAASLVVARETRPSQLADATPAALPFAAAPNSCGAPIATQVTSPGRASQLYARSAVLTAVGEAERERRGSAQCGVTYGYQQEVVPHMPPHAQNGARGAQELVQISQPSAALGCQVNVQLGTPSTTLSAGAQYFHASGSHAPYYYMPTCPPPDGCFYGASLAPGGFGPLQTQDGATDTFSDASSSISSTHPAPLNAAVPSTRLTTEVPSLPQHLGPFVSLSCAEDSFKPFKRTVRCRSRNASRPVSPGGGRHAAGLTLHPGGGPLTRQQHLPGDNAGYLLHASPQDSLGSLQLLPYASASAALDPSQNSSPLFRRTELRQQGRGRSVTPGKRFLGGTTRLFGGSKAHQPPSAQLGAASDKPLGAHAGQSSVRPLSILPAAGGEPLLRGENGLQQPQPNAFFGPASQGSNAGYPALTPPIPILIKRVAPRDDTDDSQEDDDSRGLRRSRAPSLVGRMAAAATGTLLNVGGRVVGEVGNVAAEVGGTVVKQLASMIQKGFDNLMEGDSSSGPEPAYGEAALEENADMQRRTSFDGACGSNAELSRAQAFIRDTQEARSNGRCTERDRRALNRSAWFSVAPAVGAENAFAYPERSFSGEDTAEEQVKLSQTRMEEKTALYEQPPYSGPGGAFPGAPEASLGPRENSIRPPLSASFPESESTRAAPRDSAGKERPFYPLSRENERPQVSHPSYFSVREAQRRSPSNDSDHSSVRMYAEEGRLLPVSQPNSVASGLASPEDSHVLSHDEGSYRMCPLDPRENLSSHHAAATSGYPTFQETASSEHHYAAQRQYSQGQDSFYGSSSSAQEAGIAPERRAAFFTSQEQSSHCRGASHEAYPPAEAMMPVPQALYLKKYHAVGQTVPSEVSDERFFSCLRAGQQAPTSRLPPLPEHRAQHPDAAPGSLHMQSQRGKRCLPPLPPYAENRGRSLPLAECGGQTEAMKEKFEACDRIVGRWIERNKSVKGL